The following proteins come from a genomic window of Triticum aestivum cultivar Chinese Spring chromosome 6A, IWGSC CS RefSeq v2.1, whole genome shotgun sequence:
- the LOC123127290 gene encoding EIN3-binding F-box protein 1, translating into MPAFHAYGDGGCLVSAPAELSGMFCRGGGAVVQQRKRSLVAASAVAAAAAECMRASKKQRQPPQPSLDLLPDECLFEVLRRLPGGRERADSACVSRRWLALLASIRVSELGHAAAAAPSLPDLNEEFVMEEDTDDSSADPSVERVLEGNEATDVRLAAMAVVAGSRRGLEKLAIRGSHPTRGVTDQGLLAVARGSPNLCSLALWDVPLVTDAGLAEIAAGCPSLERLDITSCPLITDKGLAAIAQGCPNLVSLTMEACSGVGNEGLRAIGRCCLKLQAVSIKNCVHVGDQGISSLVCSASASLAKIRLQGLNITDASLAVIGYYGKAVTDLTLARLAAVGERGFWVMANAAGLQKLRCMSVTSCLGVTDLAITCIAKFCPGLKQLCLRKCGHVSDAGLKAFIESAKVMENLQLEECNRVTLVGVLACLINCSHKFRALSLVKCTGVKDVCSAPAQLPVCKSLRFLTIKDCPGFTDASLAVVGMICPQLEQVDLSGLGEVTDNGLLPLINSSEGNLVKVDLSGCKNITDVAVSSLVKAHGKSVKQVSLEGCSKITDASLFCISENCTELAGLDLSNCMVSDSGVASLASANHFKLRALSLFGCSKVTQVSVQFLGSMGKLEGLNLQYCNMIGNHNIASLEKQLWWCDILA; encoded by the exons ATGCCTGCCTTCCACGCATACGGAG ATGGCGGGTGCCTCGTCTCTGCCCCGGCCGAGCTTTCCGGGATGTTctgccgcggtggcggagcggtgGTTCAGCAGCGGAAGCGCTCTCTGGTGGCCGCGTCGGcggtcgccgcggcggcggccgagTGCATGAGGGCCAGCAAGAAGCAGAGGCAGCCCCCGCAGCCGTCCCTGGACCTGCTCCCGGACGAGTGCCTCTTCGAGGTCCTGCGCCGCCTGCCCGGCGGCCGCGAGCGCGCTGACTCCGCGTGCGTCTCCCGCCGCTGGCTCGCGCTCCTCGCCAGCATTCGGGTCTCCGAGCTCGGTCATGCCGCGGCGGCCGCCCCGTCCCTGCCCGATCTCAACGAGGAGTTCGTCATGGAGGAGGATACGGACGACTCCTCCGCAGATCCCTCCGTCGAGAGGGTTCTCGAGGGTAACGAGGCCACCGATGTCCGCCTCGCCGCCATGGCTGTTGTTGCTGGATCCCGCCGCGGGCTGGAGAAGCTCGCCATCCGTGGGAGCCACCCGACGCGTGGGGTCACAGACCAGGGGCTCCTGGCCGTTGCCCGCGGCAGTCCTAACCTCTGCTCCCTCGCGCTGTGGGACGTGCCACTTGTGACCGACGCTGGGCTCGCTGAGATCGCCGCCGGGTGCCCCTCGCTGGAGCGTCTGGATATCACTTCTTGCCCGCTCATCACAGACAAGGGCCTTGCTGCTATTGCTCAGGGGTGCCCCAACTTGGTGTCTCTGACCATGGAGGCCTGCTCCGGCGTTGGCAACGAGGGCCTGAGGGCGATTGGCCGGTGCTGCTTGAAGCTGCAGGCTGTGAGCATCAAGAACTGTGTGCACGTTGGTGACCAGGGCATTTCTAGCCTCGTGTGCTCCGCTTCCGCATCACTGGCCAAGATCCGTCTCCAGGGATTGAACATCACAGATGCTTCGCTTGCCGTGATTGGGTACTATGGGAAGGCCGTCACGGATCTTACACTTGCTCGCCTTGCTGCTGTTGGTGAGAGGGGTTTTTGGGTGATGGCCAATGCCGCCGGCTTGCAGAAGTTGAGGTGCATGAGTGTCACCTCTTGCCTTGGGGTCACTGATCTTGCTATCACTTGTATTGCCAAGTTCTGCCCAGGCTTGAAACAGCTTTGCCTCAGGAAGTGTGGACATGTGTCGGATGCTGGTCTTAAGGCTTTCATAGAATCGGCAAAGGTGATGGAAAACCTGCAGCTTGAAGAGTGCAACAGGGTTACTCTTGTTGGTGTTCTGGCCTGCCTTATCAACTGCAGCCATAAGTTCAGGGCTCTCTCCTTGGTGAAATGCACAGGTGTCAAGGATgtctgttctgctcctgcacaactTCCTGTCTGCAAATCACTTCGTTTCTTGACAATCAAGGATTGCCCAGGTTTCACTGATGCAAGCTTGGCCGTAGTCGGTATGATCTGCCCTCAGCTGGAGCAAGTCgacctgagtggtcttggtgaggTCACTGACAATGGGCTTCTTCCGTTGATAAACTCTTCCGAGGGTAACCTGGTCAAGGTTGACTTGAGTGGTTGCAAGAACATCACAGATGTTGCTGTTTCTTCCCTGGTGAAGGCACATGGAAAATCTGTTAAGCAAGTTAGTCTCGAGGGTTGCAGCAAGATAACAGATGCAAGCCTCTTCTGTATTTCTGAGAACTGCACTGAGCTTGCAGGGCTTGATCTTTCTAACTGCATGGTCAGCGACTCCGGTGTTGCAAGCCTGGCGTCCGCAAATCACTTCAAGCTCCGTGCCCTCTCGCTGTTTGGCTGCTCTAAGGTCACACAGGTGAGCGTGCAGTTCTTGGGCAGCATGGGTAAGTTGGAGGGCCTCAATCTTCAGTACTGCAACATGATTGGCAACCACAACATTGCATCGCTGGAGAAGCAGCTCTGGTGGTGCGACATTCTCGCCTAG